In Stenotrophomonas sp. 610A2, one DNA window encodes the following:
- a CDS encoding DEAD/DEAH box helicase codes for MSQDTPAPLLFADLGLSEPVMKAVAEVGYETPSPIQAATIPAMLEGRDVLGQAQTGTGKTGAFALPVLSNINLSATKPQVLVLAPTRELAIQVAEAFQTYSASMPGFRVLPVYGGQPYGQQLSALRRGVHVVVGTPGRVIDHLDRGTLDLSELKTLVLDEADEMLRMGFIDDVEAVLKKLPETRQVALFSATMPQQIRRIAQTYLREPVEVTIASKTTTSANIRQRYWWVAGMHKLDALTRILEVEPFDAMIIFARTKAGTEELATKLQARGLAAAAINGDMQQAQRERTIAMLKDGKLDILVATDVAARGLDVERISHVLNYDIPYDTESYVHRIGRTGRAGRSGEAILFVTPREKGMLRQIERATRQPIEEMQLPSVDAVNDHRVTKFMDRISQALAAGDMDFYRDLLQRYEGEHNVPAIDIAAALAKLLQGDSPFLLTPPVRERREQSFERSERPSRDGGFHRRDERGDRGDRPARFEPRFERAPRQDDGERAPRPPRGEGDFESRPRREMPPRSAPEFGMETYRIEVGHTHGVKPANIVGAIANEAGLESRFIGRIDIHDGHSVLDLPADMPSDVLQHLKKVWVSGQQLQMRKVEAGEDHGAAAPSFKPRFDKGEGKPGGRPSGPRGPRPGGPGGSRPGGFKPRGPRNY; via the coding sequence ATGTCCCAAGATACCCCCGCGCCGCTGCTGTTTGCAGATCTCGGCCTATCCGAGCCTGTGATGAAGGCAGTGGCCGAAGTCGGTTACGAGACCCCGTCGCCGATCCAGGCTGCCACCATTCCGGCAATGCTGGAAGGCCGCGACGTGCTCGGCCAGGCGCAGACCGGCACCGGCAAGACCGGCGCCTTCGCGCTGCCGGTGCTGTCCAACATCAATCTTTCCGCCACCAAGCCGCAGGTGCTGGTGCTGGCCCCGACCCGCGAACTGGCCATCCAGGTCGCCGAGGCGTTCCAGACCTATTCGGCATCGATGCCGGGCTTCCGCGTGCTGCCGGTGTACGGTGGCCAGCCCTACGGCCAGCAGCTGTCGGCCCTGCGCCGCGGCGTGCACGTCGTGGTCGGCACCCCGGGCCGCGTGATCGATCACCTTGATCGCGGCACCCTGGACCTGTCCGAGCTGAAGACGCTGGTGCTGGACGAAGCCGACGAAATGCTGCGCATGGGCTTCATCGACGACGTCGAAGCCGTGCTCAAGAAGCTGCCGGAAACCCGTCAGGTCGCGCTGTTCTCGGCCACCATGCCGCAGCAGATCCGTCGTATCGCGCAGACCTACCTGCGTGAGCCGGTGGAAGTGACCATCGCTTCCAAGACCACCACCTCGGCCAACATCCGCCAGCGTTACTGGTGGGTGGCTGGCATGCACAAGCTGGATGCGTTGACCCGCATCCTGGAAGTCGAACCCTTCGACGCGATGATCATCTTCGCGCGTACCAAAGCCGGCACCGAGGAGCTTGCCACCAAGCTGCAGGCACGTGGCCTGGCCGCTGCCGCCATCAATGGCGACATGCAGCAGGCGCAGCGTGAGCGCACCATCGCCATGCTGAAGGACGGCAAGCTCGACATCCTGGTTGCCACCGACGTGGCCGCCCGTGGTCTGGACGTGGAGCGCATCAGCCACGTGCTCAACTACGACATTCCGTACGACACCGAAAGCTACGTGCACCGTATCGGTCGTACCGGCCGTGCCGGTCGCAGCGGTGAGGCGATCCTGTTCGTCACCCCGCGCGAGAAGGGCATGCTGCGCCAGATCGAGCGTGCCACCCGCCAGCCGATCGAAGAAATGCAGCTGCCGAGCGTGGATGCGGTCAACGATCACCGCGTGACCAAGTTCATGGACCGCATCAGCCAGGCCCTGGCTGCCGGCGACATGGATTTCTACCGCGACCTGCTGCAGCGCTACGAAGGCGAGCACAACGTGCCGGCCATCGATATTGCCGCCGCGCTGGCCAAGCTGCTGCAGGGCGATTCGCCGTTCCTGCTGACCCCGCCGGTGCGCGAGCGCCGCGAGCAGTCGTTCGAGCGTAGCGAGCGTCCGTCGCGTGATGGAGGCTTCCATCGCCGTGACGAGCGTGGCGATCGTGGCGATCGCCCGGCCCGTTTCGAGCCGCGCTTCGAGCGTGCCCCGCGCCAGGACGATGGCGAGCGCGCACCGCGCCCGCCGCGTGGCGAGGGTGATTTCGAGTCGCGTCCGCGTCGTGAAATGCCGCCGCGCAGCGCGCCGGAGTTCGGCATGGAGACCTACCGCATTGAAGTCGGTCACACCCATGGCGTGAAGCCGGCAAATATCGTTGGCGCCATCGCCAACGAAGCAGGCCTGGAAAGCCGCTTCATCGGCCGCATCGACATCCATGACGGTCACTCGGTGCTGGATCTGCCTGCAGACATGCCGAGCGATGTGTTGCAGCACCTGAAGAAAGTGTGGGTGTCGGGCCAGCAGTTGCAGATGCGCAAGGTCGAGGCAGGCGAAGACCACGGTGCCGCTGCACCGTCGTTCAAGCCGCGCTTCGACAAGGGTGAAGGCAAGCCGGGCGGTCGTCCGTCTGGTCCGCGCGGCCCGCGTCCGGGCGGCCCGGGTGGTTCGCGTCCGGGTGGCTTCAAGCCGCGCGGCCCGCGCAACTACTGA
- a CDS encoding RNA-binding S4 domain-containing protein, whose translation MQTIDFELDREYVELKQLLKLTDLVTSGGEAKVIIADGQVSVDGVVELRKACKIRGGQQVTLGDVQINVLADPDPDGDYEEDEDEDE comes from the coding sequence ATGCAGACCATCGATTTTGAACTTGACCGTGAATATGTGGAGCTGAAGCAGCTGCTGAAACTGACCGATCTGGTCACCAGCGGCGGCGAGGCCAAAGTGATCATTGCCGACGGCCAGGTCAGCGTTGACGGCGTGGTCGAGCTGCGCAAAGCCTGCAAAATCCGCGGCGGCCAGCAGGTGACGCTGGGCGATGTGCAGATCAACGTGCTCGCCGATCCGGACCCGGATGGCGATTACGAAGAGGATGAAGACGAAGACGAGTGA
- the ubiM gene encoding 5-demethoxyubiquinol-8 5-hydroxylase UbiM codes for MRKVDVVVVGAGPAGLSLARSLAGSGLSLALIEQQPLAALAEPAFDGREIALTHASRQIMRNMGLWQRIDPAEISPLRSAKVMNGSSPFALGFAAQGEGVDELGWLIPNHLIRRAAWEAVQGQAGLELLDGRSVTAIDAGEAFSTVTLSDGSELRARLVIAADSRFSATRRMMGIGAQMRDFGKSMLVCRMQCERPHEHAAWEWFGYERTLAMLPLPGNQASAVITMPPRQLQQLLELDEAAFGRTVSGFFERRLGGMTQVGTRHAYPLVGVYAHRFAGKRYALVGDAAVGMHPVTAHGFNFGLQSQQRLSRLVLEAVRGGGDIGADGLLANYQRGHRLATRPLYEATNAIAGLYNDSRLPARLLRGAALRAAQGVVPFRKLIAGHLTQARA; via the coding sequence ATGCGCAAGGTAGATGTGGTGGTGGTGGGAGCCGGCCCGGCCGGCTTGAGTCTGGCCCGCAGTCTGGCAGGCAGCGGATTGTCGCTGGCGTTGATCGAGCAGCAGCCGTTGGCTGCGCTGGCTGAGCCGGCCTTCGACGGCCGTGAGATCGCGCTGACCCACGCTTCGCGGCAGATCATGCGCAACATGGGCCTGTGGCAGCGCATCGATCCGGCCGAGATCTCGCCGCTGCGCAGCGCCAAGGTCATGAACGGCAGCTCGCCGTTCGCGCTGGGTTTCGCAGCGCAGGGCGAGGGCGTGGATGAGCTGGGCTGGCTGATTCCCAATCACCTGATCCGCCGTGCTGCCTGGGAGGCGGTGCAGGGCCAGGCCGGGCTGGAGTTGCTGGATGGCCGCTCGGTGACCGCGATTGATGCCGGTGAAGCCTTCAGCACCGTGACCCTGAGTGATGGCAGCGAGCTCCGCGCGCGACTGGTGATCGCTGCCGATAGCCGCTTCTCGGCGACCCGGCGGATGATGGGTATTGGCGCGCAGATGCGTGACTTCGGCAAATCCATGCTGGTCTGCCGGATGCAATGCGAACGTCCGCACGAGCACGCGGCCTGGGAATGGTTCGGCTACGAGCGCACCTTGGCGATGCTGCCCTTGCCCGGCAACCAGGCCTCGGCAGTGATCACCATGCCGCCGCGGCAGCTGCAGCAGTTGCTGGAGCTGGATGAGGCTGCGTTCGGGCGAACCGTCAGTGGTTTCTTTGAGCGCCGTCTGGGTGGGATGACCCAGGTGGGTACGCGCCACGCCTATCCACTGGTCGGCGTGTATGCGCATCGCTTTGCCGGCAAGCGTTACGCCTTGGTTGGCGACGCGGCGGTCGGCATGCATCCAGTCACCGCGCACGGCTTCAATTTCGGCCTGCAGAGCCAGCAGCGGCTGTCGCGGTTGGTGCTGGAAGCGGTTCGCGGCGGGGGCGATATTGGCGCCGATGGCTTGCTGGCCAATTACCAGCGTGGCCACCGGCTGGCGACACGGCCGCTGTACGAGGCCACCAATGCGATTGCCGGGCTCTATAACGACAGTCGCTTGCCGGCGCGCCTGCTGCGCGGCGCCGCGTTGCGGGCCGCGCAGGGCGTGGTTCCGTTCAGGAAGTTGATTGCCGGGCATCTGACCCAGGCGCGGGCGTAG
- a CDS encoding DUF4019 domain-containing protein: MRSSCLLMVLSLAVPVAGAFAQAPAAAPAATPAPARAATPAAPAPASAAARPAPALSAAQQAQVAKQDAEMTAAAQRVAQLVDGQQAASVWDGASAVARKAVTRDVFANNVNADRAKLGALVSRGKPSITRVQYPAGASVPEGIYLNVSFPTRFANNAQPVRELVSFRLDEDKVWRASGYSVRAASAN, encoded by the coding sequence ATGCGATCCAGTTGTTTGTTGATGGTGCTGTCCCTGGCCGTACCGGTCGCAGGCGCTTTCGCGCAGGCGCCTGCAGCGGCCCCTGCGGCAACGCCCGCGCCGGCGCGCGCTGCGACACCGGCAGCCCCGGCCCCGGCCTCCGCCGCTGCACGCCCGGCACCTGCGCTCAGTGCGGCGCAGCAGGCGCAGGTGGCAAAGCAGGATGCGGAGATGACCGCTGCGGCGCAGCGCGTCGCTCAGCTGGTGGATGGGCAGCAGGCCGCCTCGGTTTGGGACGGTGCCTCGGCAGTGGCGCGCAAGGCGGTGACCCGCGACGTGTTCGCCAACAACGTCAACGCCGATCGCGCCAAGCTCGGCGCGCTGGTGTCGCGTGGCAAGCCGTCGATCACCCGCGTGCAATACCCGGCGGGTGCTTCGGTGCCGGAAGGCATCTATTTGAACGTCAGCTTCCCGACCCGCTTCGCCAACAATGCGCAGCCGGTGCGTGAGCTGGTTTCGTTCCGTCTGGATGAGGACAAGGTGTGGCGCGCCTCCGGCTACAGCGTGCGCGCTGCCTCGGCCAACTAG
- a CDS encoding COG3904 family protein produces MLPKFWWSPLLCIGLMACNPQTQDKKPVADPAAALAADGDHMVSINAADAPTPPAPVLPAKDKPWPELVLENGKAWVSCGTDYAGESGDGTELAAFDRASMDAALEPCKERGLLRVRYAGKINPSFAAMVTRLAVVADAMKISKRILDLDSSGGQVEAAIVAGDSIGESGWTIWVREGSVCHSACVFVLAAGDNRLISGKVGIHRMMRISSTASSRAELNKELHEVYDNVKDYLQRNGVAVGVADLMMTVPNRSLRVLTNDELKQYGLDGTNAVQDDLERIKQMRKCGDDFVRRKDSFLIAFDRECKVEGADLEAVNRCGQALKEQFGFPDEVCPEESPLSEIDTAMLEPMPTTIPTGAAAAVAAPAVLATPAVSAQVGASSTRK; encoded by the coding sequence ATGTTGCCCAAGTTCTGGTGGTCGCCGTTGTTGTGCATCGGGCTGATGGCCTGCAATCCGCAGACGCAGGACAAGAAGCCCGTGGCCGATCCCGCCGCTGCGCTCGCCGCCGATGGCGACCACATGGTGTCGATCAACGCCGCCGATGCGCCAACCCCGCCGGCACCGGTATTGCCGGCCAAGGACAAACCCTGGCCTGAGCTGGTGCTGGAGAACGGCAAGGCATGGGTCAGCTGTGGCACCGACTATGCCGGTGAAAGCGGCGACGGCACCGAGTTGGCGGCGTTTGATCGCGCCAGCATGGACGCGGCGCTGGAGCCCTGCAAGGAACGCGGCCTGCTGCGGGTGCGCTATGCAGGCAAGATCAATCCTTCATTCGCGGCGATGGTGACGCGCCTGGCTGTGGTCGCCGATGCGATGAAGATCAGCAAGCGCATCCTCGACCTGGACTCCAGTGGTGGCCAGGTGGAAGCGGCGATCGTGGCCGGCGACAGCATCGGTGAATCGGGCTGGACCATCTGGGTGCGCGAAGGTTCGGTCTGCCACAGTGCCTGCGTGTTCGTGCTGGCGGCTGGCGACAACCGCTTGATCTCCGGCAAGGTCGGCATCCACCGCATGATGCGCATCAGCTCCACCGCCAGTTCGCGCGCTGAGTTGAACAAGGAGCTGCACGAGGTCTACGACAACGTGAAGGACTACCTGCAGCGCAATGGCGTGGCAGTGGGCGTTGCCGACCTGATGATGACCGTGCCCAACCGCAGCCTGCGCGTGTTGACCAACGACGAACTCAAGCAATACGGGCTGGACGGCACCAATGCGGTGCAGGACGACCTGGAGCGGATCAAGCAGATGCGCAAATGCGGCGATGATTTCGTCCGTCGGAAGGACTCCTTCCTGATCGCCTTCGACCGCGAGTGCAAGGTGGAAGGTGCCGATCTGGAAGCGGTCAACCGCTGTGGCCAGGCGCTGAAGGAGCAGTTCGGCTTCCCGGACGAGGTCTGCCCGGAAGAAAGCCCGCTGTCGGAGATCGACACCGCCATGCTCGAGCCGATGCCGACCACCATTCCGACCGGGGCTGCGGCCGCGGTTGCCGCGCCAGCCGTGCTGGCTACGCCCGCAGTCAGCGCGCAGGTGGGTGCGTCCAGCACACGTAAATGA
- a CDS encoding DNA-3-methyladenine glycosylase 2 family protein, producing the protein MQNLLMPAHVQCEQARLARDARFDGLFFTAVRSTGIYCRPVCPAPPPKPENVSYYPSAAAASAAGYRPCLRCRPELSPDDANLLQDQTLHQALALLNEGILQEQPATALAEAMGISARQLQRLFVAKLGATPAQLHTTRRLLLAKQLLTETALPVTQIALAAGFNSLRRFNSAFLEGCGMPPSALRKQHGAVAGGEPVLRLAYRPPLDFPLMLAFLRRRSLPGIEYIDESSYQRVVVANGVASLIRVTADPKRPELRLQLGTTDPRAIPAIVAKVRRVFDLDADLRTVHATLGQEPLLARGIAERPGLRIPGGWDGFEVAARAVLGQQVSVAAATTLARRLVDRFGEHLPGMPEGLDRQFPAPATLVEAPLESIGLPRTRAATLRAIARACAENQLDFSRAQTLESFVQKATALPGIGPWTAHYMALRAMGLPDAFPAGDLVLQQVLGEGERLSERETERRSQLWRPWRAYAVLHLWHLAVPAEKRNSKPVTEANA; encoded by the coding sequence ATGCAGAACCTCCTGATGCCCGCCCACGTGCAATGCGAACAAGCCCGCCTGGCCCGCGATGCGCGCTTTGATGGCCTGTTCTTCACCGCTGTGCGCAGCACCGGCATCTACTGTCGCCCGGTCTGCCCGGCGCCGCCGCCCAAGCCCGAGAATGTCAGCTACTACCCCAGCGCGGCCGCCGCCAGCGCCGCCGGTTACCGGCCCTGCCTGCGCTGCCGCCCTGAACTGTCACCGGATGACGCCAATCTGCTGCAGGACCAGACCCTGCATCAGGCATTGGCCTTACTCAATGAAGGCATCCTGCAGGAGCAACCCGCGACCGCGCTGGCCGAGGCGATGGGGATCAGCGCACGCCAGCTGCAACGGCTGTTCGTGGCAAAGCTCGGCGCAACCCCGGCGCAGCTGCACACCACCCGGCGCCTATTGCTGGCCAAGCAGTTGCTGACCGAAACCGCCCTGCCGGTGACCCAGATCGCGCTGGCCGCCGGCTTCAACAGCCTGCGCCGCTTCAACAGCGCCTTCCTCGAAGGCTGCGGCATGCCGCCGAGCGCACTGCGCAAGCAGCATGGCGCGGTAGCCGGCGGCGAGCCGGTACTGCGCCTGGCCTACCGGCCACCGCTGGACTTCCCGCTGATGCTGGCCTTCCTGCGCAGGCGTTCCCTGCCCGGCATCGAGTACATCGATGAGAGCAGCTACCAGCGGGTGGTCGTCGCCAACGGCGTGGCCAGCCTGATCCGCGTCACCGCCGACCCCAAGCGCCCGGAGCTGCGCCTGCAACTGGGCACCACCGATCCGCGCGCCATTCCCGCCATAGTCGCCAAGGTACGCCGGGTCTTCGACCTGGATGCCGACCTGCGCACCGTCCACGCAACGCTGGGCCAGGAACCGCTGCTGGCTCGCGGCATCGCCGAACGCCCGGGGCTGCGCATTCCCGGCGGCTGGGACGGCTTTGAAGTCGCAGCGCGCGCCGTGCTCGGCCAGCAGGTCAGCGTTGCCGCCGCCACCACGCTGGCACGTCGCCTGGTCGATCGCTTCGGCGAGCACCTGCCCGGCATGCCCGAAGGCCTGGACCGGCAGTTCCCGGCACCGGCAACGCTGGTCGAGGCACCGCTGGAAAGCATCGGCCTGCCACGCACCCGCGCCGCCACCCTGCGCGCCATCGCCCGCGCCTGCGCCGAGAACCAACTGGACTTCAGCCGCGCGCAGACGCTGGAAAGCTTCGTGCAGAAGGCAACCGCACTGCCCGGCATCGGCCCATGGACCGCGCATTACATGGCGCTGCGGGCGATGGGCCTACCCGACGCCTTCCCTGCCGGCGATCTGGTGCTGCAGCAGGTACTGGGCGAAGGCGAGCGGCTGAGCGAACGCGAAACCGAGCGCCGCTCGCAGCTGTGGCGGCCCTGGCGCGCCTATGCGGTGTTGCACTTATGGCATCTGGCCGTGCCCGCCGAAAAGAGGAATTCCAAGCCTGTTACGGAGGCCAACGCATGA
- a CDS encoding methylated-DNA--[protein]-cysteine S-methyltransferase, giving the protein MNTLYYDRFDSPIGALTVAVDQVGVRHILFAENRHDAKGREHWQRDPDAVAEPRRQLLEYLRGERQDFQLELAPVGTEFQLQVWHTLAQIPFGATWSYRQLAERIGRPTATRAVGAANGRNPLPIVLPCHRVIGNNGALTGFGGGLPTKAALLKLEGVPSEGERVADLFG; this is encoded by the coding sequence ATGAACACCCTCTATTACGACCGCTTCGACAGCCCCATCGGCGCGCTGACCGTCGCCGTCGACCAGGTCGGCGTGCGCCACATCCTGTTCGCCGAAAACCGCCACGACGCCAAGGGCCGCGAGCATTGGCAGCGCGATCCGGATGCCGTTGCCGAACCGCGTCGGCAGTTGCTGGAATACCTGCGCGGCGAACGCCAGGACTTCCAGCTGGAGCTGGCACCGGTGGGCACAGAATTCCAGCTGCAGGTCTGGCACACGCTTGCGCAGATCCCGTTCGGCGCAACCTGGAGCTACCGGCAGCTTGCCGAACGCATTGGCCGGCCAACTGCCACGCGCGCGGTCGGTGCAGCCAACGGTCGCAATCCATTGCCGATCGTGCTGCCGTGTCATCGGGTGATCGGCAACAACGGCGCACTGACCGGCTTCGGTGGCGGGCTGCCGACCAAGGCAGCGCTGTTGAAACTGGAAGGAGTACCCAGCGAAGGTGAGCGGGTGGCGGATCTGTTTGGCTGA